GGAAAAGAGCGTGCAATGCGGGCAGATCCCAACTACATCAACAGCCTTACACAGTCGCTGAACAATGCAGGGCTTACGGCGAACAGTCTCTCCAGCCAGCTTTCGAGCGGGCTACGCGTTGAATCTCTCTCCGACGATCCATCGGCTGCTGCACAGAGCGTGCAGATGGGCAGCCAGATTGCAAAGATCGACACGTTCATACAGACCGCTTCGAACGAGACCTCGATGCTCCAGGTAACGGACTCGACTCTGGGAGAAGTCGTTGCGCAGCTTACCTCGGCGATCGCTCTTGCTGTGCAGGCAGCGAACGGAACCTTGAATGCTGCGAATCTCCAGGCAAGTCTGCAACAGGCGACAGGAATCCGCGACCAGATACTGGCCTTGAGCAACACCAGTTACCAGGGGCGCTACCTGTTTGCTGGAAGCCAGGGCGCAACAGCCCCATTTTCGCTGGATACGACAACCTCTCCAGCAACAGCCAACTATGCCGGCGACACGAATGTGCAGTTTATTGAGACTCCCGGGGGGCAAAAGATTCAGATGAATCTGCCAGGATCGTCGATCTTTGGCTCGGGGGCAACAGGTATTCTGACCGCTTTGAATCAACTTATCGACCACCTCTCCAGTGGCGCGTCTTCGACCTCTATCGCGGCGGACAGCACTACTCTCAACGCAGCGTTGACTACAGTCTCCACTCAACGTTCCATACTTAACAGCTCGCTGAGCACGCTGAAATCAACAAGCGCGTATGCGCAGACACAGGAAGCACAGATGAAAGCGCAGCAGAGCTCACTGGTAGCCGCCGATCCGGCTTCCGTCGCGACACAGTTGAAGTCGAACCAGACGCAATATCAGGCACTGCTGGGTGTGATAAGTACGCTCAACAAGGTCAACCTCTTCGACTATCTGAAGTGAAGGATTAGCGTTTGAGTAGATTGAGGGCCTTTTGCGCCTGTTTGATCTGCAAACCATCGGGAGCAAGTTGCAGATAAGCGCTGTACTCTGCAATAGCTTCGTCGCGTTTGTCGAGCTTCTGGGCCAGATGAGCCAAGGCGAAGTGGGTATCCGGATCTGAAGGCTGGTACTTTACGGCATCCTTCGCTCGCAGATAAGCAGCGTTCAAATCACCGCTCTGTTCGTAGAACTTTGCAACGTTCAAATCTTCCGCGGCGCGATCCTCATCAGACTGCAACTTCTGTACTTTGGGCAGACGCCGGCGAGTAGACGCTTGAGGGTTGTCTCCCTTGTCATCAAGCGGGGGAGACCCGCCCTCAGGAGGTACGCTATCGTCTGAACTCGAAGAACTGCTACTGGAACTGCTGCTGGAGCCGTCTGGCATCGGCGGAGCAGAACCTGGAAACGGGTGCTCTTCAGCGGCCGAGGGATGATGTGCAGGAGTGGCAGGGGCATCGGGAACGGATGATGACGAACCGGGCATTGGCGGTGGCGCTGCCCCGCCCGGGAATGGGAACTTCTGGGCTGCGGAGGGTTCTTTCGCAGGCTCCTGGGAGCATGGAATCGAGGCCTTATCCGCTTTTCGGATGGACTGGCTTGCCGAGCCTTCCTTTGGAGCCTTGCTGGTTGAATTCGTTGTTTGGCAGGGGGAGGCCGGCTGAGCTTGGGAGTGCGCACCAAGCGGCTCCATTGCTACCGCTAGCACGATAAGAACGGGAGCCAACCGGGTTGATCGACGAATCATCATGTTCTGGCTAGAGTACGCGCTTTTGCTCTTAGGCTTACCCGCAATGTTTTGACTCTCACAAGCGCCGGT
This region of Acidobacteriota bacterium genomic DNA includes:
- the flgL gene encoding flagellar hook-associated protein FlgL encodes the protein MRADPNYINSLTQSLNNAGLTANSLSSQLSSGLRVESLSDDPSAAAQSVQMGSQIAKIDTFIQTASNETSMLQVTDSTLGEVVAQLTSAIALAVQAANGTLNAANLQASLQQATGIRDQILALSNTSYQGRYLFAGSQGATAPFSLDTTTSPATANYAGDTNVQFIETPGGQKIQMNLPGSSIFGSGATGILTALNQLIDHLSSGASSTSIAADSTTLNAALTTVSTQRSILNSSLSTLKSTSAYAQTQEAQMKAQQSSLVAADPASVATQLKSNQTQYQALLGVISTLNKVNLFDYLK